The DNA sequence GAAGCCACATGCTATCATGTTTCCCCTTTGTTTCCAAGGCCACATAATCCCAACCGTGCACCTAGCCTTAAAGCTCGCTTCAAAAGGTTTCACCATCACCTTCATCAACACCGAAAGCACCCACCACCAGATAATCAAATCTCGGCCGCAAGACGACGACAACGACGAACAAGACATCTTTGCCGGAGCACGTAAGTCCGGCCTGGACATTCGCTACAAGACGATGACAGATGGTTTTCCTCTGTCCTTCAATAGGATACTTAACCTTGGGCAATTCTGTGTGGGTCTTTTGCATGTCTTCCCAGTCCATGTGGATGAAATTGTAGGAAATATAGTAGGAGACGATCCCTCAGTCTCGTGCTTGATTGCAGATACTTTCTATCCATGGCCATCAACCATAGCCAAAAAGTACAACCTTGTCCATATTTCCTTCTGGACCGAACCAGTTCTGGTCTTTACTCTGTACTATCATGTGGACCTCCTTGTAATAAATGGCCATTTTGCTTCTCATGGTATGTAAAAGTACGTTTTATGTCCTTAATTATGttctccttttaattttttcgtACACTTCTGTTATATATTAATAGGCAATTAAATATCTCTGGGTGATTCAATTTATTAGATAATCGAGAGGATACCATTGATTACATACCCGGTGTCCAGGCTATTGAGCCAAAGGACTTGATATCTTACCTCCAACAAACGGATGTATCAACGGCGACTTATGAGCTGATATTCAAGGCATTTGAGAGTGTGAAAAAGGCAGACTATATTCTTTGTAACACTGTGGAAGAGCTTGAACCCCACGCCATTTCCGGCATACGAGAGAAGCAGCCAATATATGCGATTGGCCCTCTTTTTTCCATTATTGGGCAAAACGGAAGCATCGTAGCCACCAGCCTTAGGTCCCAGTCTGACTGCAAACAATGGCTAGACACCAAGCCTCATGGTTCAGTTTTGTATATCTCTTTTGGAAGTTTAGCTCCACTTAATGAACTGGATGTGGAAGAAATAGCTCAGGGGCTTTTGCTGAGTAAGGTGAGTTTTGTTTGGGTGCTACGTCCTGATAGCGTGAGCTATTCTGAATCCTATGTCCTACCCGTTGGATTTGAAGATGAGATCAAAGACAGAGGATTGATCGTCCCCTGGTGCAATCAGATTGAGGTGATTTCACATCCAGCGGTTGGAGGGTTCCTAACACACTGTGGATGGAACTCGATATTAGAAAGTATTTGGTATGGTGTACCCATGCTGTGTTTTCCAATCTTTACTGATCAGCCGACTAACAGGAAAATAGTGGTTGATGATTGGAAGGTTGGACTCAATTTGTGTGATAAGAAGCCATTGACGAGGTTGGAAGTAGGGGAGAAGATCAATCGGCTGATGAGCGGAAAGTCAGCTGAAGAACTGAGGGAGGAGATGAAAAAGGTGAAGGAGATAGTAGAGAATGCTGCGGACAAGGATGGATTATCAGAAAAGGCAATATGTGAGTTCATTTGCCAAGTAAAGGCCAAAATTGATAAAGGTATGTGACATATCAGAAAAATTATTGGGCATAAGATGGTAGGGCGTATGTTAACTTAGTCGAGAACATGCTAGTTTCATTGTTGGTCATTCTCTCATTCTTTCGTTACAAATAAAAGTTCTCAGAAACTTGAGAATTGCAGGAACTGATTTTGTGTTAGTTTGTATATTGTGATTCGTGTGGCAAACCTATAATTTCACTAACAGTGATTTAGAAACTCTTTGTGCTTGGCTCGCATTCTAAATTTTTGTTCAACTAATTGTTGGATGGTAAAATGTTTGCAGCAAAACTGTTAGAAGATAGAATGTACAACCATTTCCATCTTTCTCAACAACGGTTTCAAGGCTCAACATCTCGCACAGTTTTTATACCATTCAAACCAAATTATAAAGCTTAATTTCACCCTTCAAGAAACTACTTTTCTACATGTTTCTTTTCAGTGTTTTAGGAGTCATTAATTGGTAATAGAACATTCAATTTTTCGTATAACTTATTAACCAAGCTaaaccaaattatatatatatatatatatataaagaataaaactATGAAATATGGTTCTTGCTTTCAAGCTTGGTCATCTCAGTCAAAGGAGTGGGCATAACCACGCTCTTTATATGTCATCAGCGATTGATTGATGTATCGCAAAGAAACTAAACGACAATTACTCTCCCAAACACACTAATTTAACCGCTCCACAATCACAAATGCTTTGTAAAGGTCAAAGTCATCTTTGAATTTTCATTTCTACGCTGTCACTCTCTACcttgtaataaattttattttattttatttttgaaataaacgACTTGAATATATTCAGAATAAAGAGGAagcaatgaataaaataaacaaataacaacctcactaaaaaaaatgattaattgcAGTTTAGTAGCCTTTTAGTTTTAGAATGTTTACAATTAAATCGACCAAGTGCCGTTTATTTTGATATGATTCATTTTGagctttatataaatttaatagttataaCTTTTAACCCCTAATACAATTGTGAAGTATGGACTGCAACCTTTACAACTAAATTGAATGTTTTATACTTtgctgatttattttattttatttactttgttgAGTTATGTGGAGCAACATGAAGATAATTCCTTATTggtcaaaactaaaatatttgataaaaattggaTTAATGTACATCAAATcacaaataaagtttttttttttaagaaaaaaaaactttaaaaaaaatcctaaattagAACATGATGAAACTGATGGTGCtatataaaatgtaattaacccTTAGGAAAAGATCAATATCCATATCAAAATCATTAAGgtagtaataattaaaataaaaatgaaaaataatcacCAAACGGATATTTCTGTAAATTAAGAAGACAAAGACAATAATCAATTCATTTtgtctgcttttttttttttttttttttcccttccaaaaAGTTTCCCAACTAAATAAATCCTCCActtctccttttttcttttttctttttaatgactTTTCTATcgctatatatagatatatattagtttctttttaattttttggtaaaacttaatttcttttaaattgctCTATAACTGACACATCATTTTAGTCCATATTTCTCTCACATGAGGGTATTATCAATCCAgtaaatttttattcattttaataaaGCAACTTACGTTTAATCCCAAGATGAAGTATGTTTAATTGGCGAATGGTGTGTTTCTTCTAGATAGATGTTGAAACTGAACTGAAGAATTGTTGAACAACAAGCTGTATTAAACTAAGAACGAGAAAAAACTAAAGAAACTTTAGAGAGAAGCTAAGGCAATAATTTAAGAAAAGAATATTTGATCTGTGTTTTTAGTTTACGAATTACAACAACCTGTTTTAGATTTATATTCAACTTATCAGCCTTCTAATCAGATTCTGACTTTGATAATCCTGAAGCAACTCTACTAGGAAAAATTTAACAGCAATTAATCATATGAACAGCCAATAACAACATGGAATGTGGCAAGACCCACAACTGTCAAATTACTCACACATGTGCCAGCTGTTTATTTTCCTTAGCTCTTCTACGAAAAACGTTTTTtctagttaaaaaataaaaaactaattacaaAAGTATTACCAAACAGCCCATACATATGTATTCATAACAATATGTACAGACAGTGACAGTTTACCAGCACCAGGCGCAATGTCAATTCCACTATGTTTATTTTGAAACCAAAGTCCCAAGTCAAGGCCATATAATGTATGGTATGGTTTTCAAGCATGTGGACCAACTGCTAGATGAAGATAACTCAGAGCTACTCAACCAAACAAAAACATAGAATCTCAAAATTCCAGATTGAATTCCATTTTCAATTTCCAAATGGCAAAAACACAAATCAAAATTGAATCCATGGAGAACAGTCATCCGAAGCCCCATGCCATCATGATAGCCCTACATCTCCAAAGCCACGTTATCCCAACAGTTAATCTAGCAATGAAGCTAGCTTCTAAGGGCTTCACCATCACCTTCGTCAACACCCAAGCCATACACCACCAGATAATCAAATCTCGACCTAAAACTTCCCAAGATGATGACGATGAAGACATCTTTGCCGCAGCACGTAAATCCGGCCTAGATATTCGCTACAAAACGGTAAGCGATGGTTTTCCTGTGTCCTACGATAGGTTCGTTGACCATGACCAGTTCCTTGAGGGGTTTTTGCATGTCTTCCCAGCGCATGTAGATGAACTTGTCGGAAATATAGTCGCAGCCGATCCCTCAGTCTCGTGCTTGATCGCAGATACTTTCCACACATGGCCATCAACCATAGCCAACAAGTATAAACTTGTCCATATTTCCTTCTGGACCGAACCAGCTCTGGTTTTTACACTCTACTATCACTTGGACCTCCTTGTAAGAAATGGTCATTTTGCTTCTCATGGTAtgtaaaaattctttttatgcGCTTGATTatgcttttcttttaattttatatgctattgttatatatattaaaaggtaATTAAATATCTTTGTCAATATTAGATAATCGAGAGGATACAATAGATTACATACCGGGTGTTGAGGCTATTGAGCCAAAGGACTTGATGTCTTACCTTCAAGAAACAGAGGTGTCAAGTGTGATGCACAGAATCTTGTACAAGGCATTCGAGGACGTGAAAAAGGCAGACTTTATTCTCTGCAACACGGTTGAAGAGCTTGAATCCCACGCCATTTCAGCCATACAAGAGAAGCAGCCAATATATGCAATAGGCCCTGTTTTAGACAATAAGCAAGACAGGGGAATAGTAGCCAAAAGCCTTAGGCCCGAGTTTGACTGCAGACTATGGCTGGACACAAAGCCTCATGGTTCAGTTTTGTATATCTCGTTTGGAAGTTGTGCTCTTATCAGTATATATGATATGGAAGAAATAGCTCAGGGGCTTTTGCTGAGCAAAGTGAGTTTTGTTTGGGTGCTGCGTCCTGATACCGTGAGCTATGCTAAATCCTATGTCCTACCCGTTGGATTTGAAGATGAGATCAAAGGCAGAGGGTTGATCGTGCAGTGGTGCAATCAGATTGAGGTGGTTTCGCATCCAGCCGTGGGAGGGTTCTTAACACACTGTGGATGGAATTCAGTGCTGGAAAGCGTGTGGTGTGGTGTAACAATGCTCTGTTTCCCAATCTTCACTGATCAGGTGACTAACAGGAAATTAGTGGTTGATGATTGGAGGGTTGGACTCAATCTGTGTGATAGGAAACCATTGACCAGGATGGAAGTGAGGGAGAAGATCAACCGTCTGATGAGCGGAAAGTCAGCAGAAGAATTGAGGGTGGAGATGAAGAAGATAAGAGAGATAGTGAAGAATGCCGTGGAGGGGGATGGATTATCAGAAAAAAGAATACATGAGTTCATTTTCCAGGTCAAATCTCAAATTAAGAAAAGGATTATGACATAATCAGATACAATTATTTCGGTGTTTTCTTTGAAAggatttttgtttatgtttgacttttaattctttgctccCACTCTATATTATCTCAtcaccttttattattattattattttatttttattttttatttaactatcTCGTCATCATTTGGACTTCcttgcaataattaaaataaaatcagtaTAAATATCAAAAGCGTTAAAGTAACAGTAAGTATCTAACTGACTGTGGCTCATCATTTTAGTCCATAGTTCTCTCAACTTGAAAGTATTACAAGTCCAGTAGGTTTTTATGCAGATTAAAAAAGCAACTTATTTTCAATCGCTAgttaaaatatgtttataattgGAGTATGGTGTTTTACttctaaaaaaatctttttctaaagcttaacaaatatatataaaaaatattgcttagttaaattatcataaaatactatttgtagtttaaaaaaaaaaataattcttgcAAAAGTATTTTCCAGAAAAACACACATATAAAGGTTTAAACAATTtgatataaatagatatatcaaaagtttaaaatataaaaatatttataaaaatatgaaagttttaattcataaaaaatgattaaatggattttatatttttctttaccaATAATGCATAGTACATgtttataatcataaatatattattatttattaaaaatatatatattagattaaaaatatttattaattaagatatataaaataattattataattatataatatatcataaaatGTCATTTCAATACCATATACAAAATCTTAGattgttgaaaattattaatttttttattgtcattttaagatgtaaaatatgaaaaataattattaaatatatatttttttgataattttatatgtaattattaatacgCCAACCACatgaatattgtattaaatatgGCTATATTTATTGATAATCATTAGATGTAATTAATTGTAAGCAAAATTATTATCCTTTAATGATTAAATTTGAAACAGTATTCACCAGTTACTACTTAACgacattttataaatattttattaattcatttaattacatttgcagaaaatatattttttatatatctttataatattttttatatgtctttataatatttatttacttttatactATTTAACATTTACTTCGTatgcatatttgtatttttattaaaattatgattttatatttattttataatatttatagaaatattaaatttattataataaaagaaataatagatagttagaaggctatacatcaataatatttatcagataaaataaattaaatctaatataaatttccaaagaaattaaggaattttgataaaattataaaggaatttatgtgaatattttgatagtaatttcaataaaaattttgtggGAATATTGAAagtttcattttcaaatttcgATTTCCAAAAAAACAGAACTCAAAATCAATCACACACGGAGAACACTCATCCGAAGCCCCATTCTCTCATGATTCCCATCAATCCCCAAGACGACATAAGCACAGCCGTATATCTAGCCATAAAGCTTGCTTCAAAAGGTTTCACCATCACCTTTATCAACACCAAAGGCACCCACCATCAGATAATTAAATCTCAACCCCAAGAAGACGGCAACGACGACCAAAACATCTTTGCCGGAGCACGTAAGTCCGGCCTAGACATTCGCTACAAGACGGTGACTGATGGTTTTCCTCTGTCCTTTAATAGGTTCATTAACCTTGAGCAATTTCTGTGAGGGTTTTATGCATGTCTTCCCAGCTCATATGGATGAACTTGTAGGAAATATAGCTGGAGCCGATCCCTCAGTCTCATGCTTGATTGCAGATACTGTCCACTCATGGCCATCAACCATAGCCAAAAAAGTACAAACTTGTCTATATTTCCTTCCGGACAGAACCAGCTCTCGTCTTTAGTCTCTACTGTCACTTGGACCTCCTTGTAAGAAACGGTCATTTTGCTTCTCATGGTATGTAAGTGCTTTTCTATAtgttcttcttttaattttcttatgtgtaataggtaattaattatatatctttAATCAGTGCGGTTCAATAATAGATAATGGAGAGGACTGCATAGATGACATACCGGGTGTCCAGGCTATTGAGCCGAAGGACTTGATGTATCAACAGTGATGCATCGGATGATATAGAAGGCATTCGAGGATGTGAAAAAGGCAGAATTTATTCTCTGCAACACAGTGGAAGAGCATGAACCCCACGCCATTTCTGCCATACGAGAGAAGCAGCCAATATATGCAATCGGACCCGTTTTAGACAATGAGCAAGATAGGGACATAGTGGCCGCTAGCCTTAGGTCCGAGTCTGAGTGTAGACTCGAAGCCCCATTGTTCAGTTTTGTATCTCTCTTTTGGAAGTTATGTTCTTATCAATAAACTTGACATAGAAGAAATAGCTCAGGAGCTGTTACTGAGCAAAGTGAGTTTCATTTGGGTGCTGCGTCCTGGTACTGTGAGCTATGCTGAATCCTATGTCCTACCCGTTGGATTTGAAGATGAGATCAAAGGCAGAGGGTTGACGGTGCCGTGGTGCAATCAGATTGAGGTGATTTCGCATCCAGAGTTGGGGGTTCTTAACACACTGTGGATGGAACTCAGTGCTTATGGTGTGGTGTACCAAATGCTTTGTTTCCCAATCTTGAGTGATCAGGTGACTAACAGGAAACTAGTGGTTGATGATTGGAACTTCTGAGTGATCGGAAGCCAATGACTAGGATGGAAGTGAGAGAGAAGATCAACCATCTGATGAGTGGAAATTCAGTTGAAGAATTGAGGGAGGAGATGAAGAAGGTGAGGGAGATAGTAGAGCATGCTGTGGACGCGGATGGATTATCAGAAACAACAATGTGTGAGCTGATTTTCCAATTAAACGCCCAAATTATTACGACTTAATTAGAGAAAATTATtggatataaattttgtttataagTACTCCATTGTGGccttattttcttaaataaaactTTTCAGAAACTTGCAATTTGAAGAAATGGATGTTAGATTGGACTACTTGGTGGCATCACATAGGATTTCATTCCGTTTATTTGTATAGTAAGATTGATGTTTGCCTATAGTAAGTCTTCTACTTATAATAAAAAACATACCTTTTCAAGTtgggtttgtttgtttgtttgttttttctttttccttttttttttttttttttttttgacgaaCAAAATGTTACAATTCTATATCCTACAAAATAaccaattaatcaaatataaatatgtaatttcataaattttttcaaCAGTAAAAAACTTCAATTCGTTAATTTATTATAAGGCATAAAATTCTTAAGCTGTCACCAATTAGTAAAACAATCGGAATCTTTTTACCGAAGGACAACTATCGtattaaatttctatatttcttcattttgtCCTACATTTTGTACTATATAATAAAGCATAAACCCAgtaattcataattattttggacTTTGACTCAACATATCCAAATGTAATAATTTTGAGTAACAATCTACACTTGATGTTTTGTTACTGTGAAATTCCCATCTTGTAACTTTTTTAATATGACATAATATATTGTtcataaattattgttaatattaactATTTCCTGTTCCCTTAGGATTTAATTaacattcaaatatttaaaactttgcTCTTTGCCAGCAAAATGACTGTACGTATTGGTTAATCGATATGGAAACTGACACTGTTTAGATTTGTTTAAGGatttttcttaaagaaaaataataaaaaaagatttgttTAAGGAGACTTTTATAATATATCTttctgttgatttttttttttaacttttattcagTAATTAGATTTGTTTAAATAGTTTTTCCATGGATCATACTCTAGACAGTGgttatataatcaaataaaagttcCCCATAACAGCAATGTATTTATTTTggcttattattttgtttttgaatcatAAGCAAGAACAAAACTACATTTATAATTCATCACATGAGGCTACAATTGACGTGTTACATTTTGATTGGAGAAGCAGACTTAGCAATGCTGATTCAACTTCTAACTCCTAACTACtgaataataaattccataataaaaattcacccaaaaaaaaaatccataataaaaATGCTACAATGTTATTTACTGATGCAGTTTTTTCGTTCAATAAAGAATTAAATTGCTACAATTGAATTCATGAGCctgaaattttttatctaattgaTCGAACATGTAactcactttctttttttgatagaacatgtaaattcattttcttgaaaattgaaaaaaacaaaacttgttTGGCCGGGCTTGTAATTATCTCTTTCATGTTTTATCAATTTTGTAACAAACTGTAAATTCTGTAAACCTTTTAATACTTAAACTAACTATAAATTCACAGTTAAATAAATCCAAATCAAAAGATTTACACAGCGGTAGTTTTCCAatccaaaatttgtttttgattcaaGTATTTATAGAGAAGTAAAACAGTTAACttgcaatattttaaattttatttaattaaattttaacattaacgGCTTGACAGATGTAATTCTTTCTTGAAAAGTAAAAGTAACCAAAAATCTTGAGCAGCAAATGGAAGAAGTAGCTCAAGAACAAAGTCCCAACAGTTAAACCCTCCCTTTGGGCTGCACACCGaactaggaaaaagaaaaagaaaaatgaaaatgaaaagcaaaTCAGCAAAATAGAAGCGATAGATGGATGTACAAGAAACTAACATTAATGATCAAAAGGTTTCTGATGTGGTATTGTGTCCCGTTCTATTGAGGTTACACAGCTCACACCAGCTCTGAATTCTAATTTACAGAGAAGTATCGAAACAATAAAGTTGAATTGTAGAAGTTTTTCCATGTCTATGTTTTTACAGCTGGAGAGACTTCCAAACAGAGCAATTGAGCACGCAAAGCCATAATATACAGAGCTAGCAGCGCCACCATTAGCACGCAAATCAAATCTCATGTCACAGCTGAAATGGAAGATGACTATGCTTTGCTAGATTCCAAAATCAAAGCCCGTTTGAGTAAGATTATGATCTCTGATATCAAGTGTGCCAATTCTCAAACCCCACTGCCAATTTTAAAATCTGAAAACGAGGCAGTTTCTCGAGCTTCAACTGTTGACGCTGGCTCTTTCTTGTCAAACCCAAAAAAGGAGCAATTTTGAAATGCATCCAAACTGCTGGCTATGAGACGGTTCAAACCACTAAGACTATCACTCAGAATTATATCTTCACTGTGGTACTTCGATGATGGTATATCCAAATCCAGTGGTCCTAAAGAATCAGGCTGCAATTCAGGGAACATAAAAAATCAGATCAAGATGTTAAAAAATCAACAACTTATAATTCTAAAGTCATGAATATTTAACTCTTTTGACAGGGACACTGGAAAAAAGTAGACATAAGCACTTTTTCCTTTTGCTTCAACCAAAAAGTCTTGTCCGTAGTTCCAAGGCAGCTTTCAACAGAGGTGAACCCATAAAACCAAAGGAGAGTTTAGAATCATGCAGCcgcaaaacaataaaataaaattctcagAGGAAAAATACCCAATATATGTCAGCAAGCACGCTGAAATCTTTTACTGCATTGTCTAGAAGATTTGGATCAGACTGACACTCATCCATAGGATCTACTTGTGCAGGATCATTCGGTAGCCTCTCCACTTCAGGTAACTCCTGCAGGAAAGAATGAACATGTTACATGTAGCTCAAATTTGCAAGCAATTTTACCCAGGAGATAATtactagaataaaaaaatttgaattgataCCTCATCCAAGTGCCCAGTGTCCACCATGTTTGTCCCAGCCATCTGTTTGCAAGCCCTTGGTGAAGAAACACCAGATATATGTTGAGCGTCCTGAGGAAGAACATGGTTCTTCTGAAATGAGAAGGCATCGCATGTTTCTTCAGCATCCAATATGGAAGATGCATTAGATGCCAAATTAGGTTGACATCCCATCTTGTTTTGCTGTCTAGAAATATGAGCAGCTATAGCAGCATCAAATGAGTCACAGCTGAACGGAATCTGTTGAAGGCATTGTGAGATCCCAGCATCAGGTGGATCAGTGCAGGTCGCATCCATATGCTGAGACACTCCTGAAAGCAGATCTCCAACACTTATGTTGGTAAGGCTATCAGCCCACTCGCCAGCTGATAATGGAGTTCTGTTGCTTCTTGGATCATCCTAAAGTTTTCAGGGAATTACaaattcaggaaaaaaaaaaaattaaaagaaaaaacaaagaaacaaaaaaagaaaaggaattgtACATGTGATAAATAGATCAGAGTCATATCAAACACAGTTGATTTCACATGAAGCATTGTTTACTGAACTTGGGTATCATTTCCAGGCCGTCAGTGGGCTCAAGTTGGAAATAATACCTCTGGGCttacataatttaatttaagggaagaagaggaaggatAAGTACCACATCTCTCAACTGTCTCAGTGTAGTTCCATCACCAGCCCCCTTTCTGTTCCATGATTTTTTTGCTTCAGATGACTCGACAAGGCTATTGCTTGGACCTACAGTATCGTACCTTTTCCTCTCATTTGGGACATCTGTTGAAGTCACCGCAATAGCTTGGCTTTTGTTCACTGAGGTTGGATAATTTTCATTGAGTTCCACAGCCTGATAATCGGTAGATG is a window from the Ziziphus jujuba cultivar Dongzao chromosome 11, ASM3175591v1 genome containing:
- the LOC107431913 gene encoding UDP-glycosyltransferase 86A1; its protein translation is MAKTQIKIESMENSHPKPHAIMIALHLQSHVIPTVNLAMKLASKGFTITFVNTQAIHHQIIKSRPKTSQDDDDEDIFAAARKSGLDIRYKTVSDGFPVSYDRFVDHDQFLEGFLHVFPAHVDELVGNIVAADPSVSCLIADTFHTWPSTIANKYKLVHISFWTEPALVFTLYYHLDLLVRNGHFASHDNREDTIDYIPGVEAIEPKDLMSYLQETEVSSVMHRILYKAFEDVKKADFILCNTVEELESHAISAIQEKQPIYAIGPVLDNKQDRGIVAKSLRPEFDCRLWLDTKPHGSVLYISFGSCALISIYDMEEIAQGLLLSKVSFVWVLRPDTVSYAKSYVLPVGFEDEIKGRGLIVQWCNQIEVVSHPAVGGFLTHCGWNSVLESVWCGVTMLCFPIFTDQVTNRKLVVDDWRVGLNLCDRKPLTRMEVREKINRLMSGKSAEELRVEMKKIREIVKNAVEGDGLSEKRIHEFIFQVKSQIKKRIMT
- the LOC107431947 gene encoding UDP-glycosyltransferase 86A1, with amino-acid sequence MELETTHPKPHAIMFPLCFQGHIIPTVHLALKLASKGFTITFINTESTHHQIIKSRPQDDDNDEQDIFAGARKSGLDIRYKTMTDGFPLSFNRILNLGQFCVGLLHVFPVHVDEIVGNIVGDDPSVSCLIADTFYPWPSTIAKKYNLVHISFWTEPVLVFTLYYHVDLLVINGHFASHDNREDTIDYIPGVQAIEPKDLISYLQQTDVSTATYELIFKAFESVKKADYILCNTVEELEPHAISGIREKQPIYAIGPLFSIIGQNGSIVATSLRSQSDCKQWLDTKPHGSVLYISFGSLAPLNELDVEEIAQGLLLSKVSFVWVLRPDSVSYSESYVLPVGFEDEIKDRGLIVPWCNQIEVISHPAVGGFLTHCGWNSILESIWYGVPMLCFPIFTDQPTNRKIVVDDWKVGLNLCDKKPLTRLEVGEKINRLMSGKSAEELREEMKKVKEIVENAADKDGLSEKAICEFICQVKAKIDKGM